A genome region from Longimicrobium sp. includes the following:
- a CDS encoding DUF3108 domain-containing protein, producing the protein MRLVRGHRFGAAAAALAAVALLAGAARPQDAGRRLPFSSGERADYQVRLGALSVGSGYLEVVGSETIGGAHTLHARMRVSGGVPLAHVDDRYETWIDTQGLFSRRFVQDVHEVRYNRSRSYEFDIARRTYRRLDKNETGSIPTANPLDDLSFMYFARTLPLEVGDTYTLNRYFKESGNPVVLRVLRRETVTVPAGRFRTVVVQPTIRTNGLFGEGGRAEIYFSDDERRIPVLIRSRVPVVGSLTMSLRSYRAGS; encoded by the coding sequence ATGCGTCTGGTTCGTGGACATAGATTCGGGGCCGCGGCGGCCGCGCTGGCCGCCGTCGCGCTTCTGGCCGGCGCGGCGCGCCCGCAGGACGCGGGGCGCCGCCTGCCGTTCTCCAGTGGCGAGCGCGCCGACTACCAGGTGCGCCTGGGCGCGCTGAGCGTCGGCAGCGGCTACCTGGAGGTGGTCGGCTCGGAGACCATCGGCGGCGCGCACACGCTGCACGCACGGATGCGGGTGTCGGGCGGCGTGCCGCTGGCGCACGTCGACGACCGCTACGAGACGTGGATCGACACGCAGGGGCTCTTCTCCCGGCGCTTCGTCCAGGACGTGCACGAGGTGCGCTACAATCGCAGCCGCAGCTACGAGTTCGACATCGCGCGCCGCACCTACCGGCGGCTGGACAAGAACGAGACGGGCAGCATCCCCACCGCCAACCCGCTCGACGACCTGTCGTTCATGTACTTCGCGCGCACCCTGCCGCTCGAGGTGGGCGACACGTACACGCTCAACCGCTACTTCAAGGAGAGCGGCAACCCCGTGGTGCTGCGCGTGCTGCGGCGCGAGACGGTCACCGTTCCCGCCGGACGCTTCCGCACCGTGGTGGTGCAGCCCACCATCCGCACCAACGGCCTGTTCGGCGAGGGCGGGCGCGCGGAGATCTACTTCTCCGACGACGAGCGCCGCATCCCCGTGCTGATCCGCAGCCGGGTGCCGGTGGTGGGGTCGCTCACCATGTCGCTGCGCAGCTACCGCGCGGGCTCCTGA
- a CDS encoding alpha/beta hydrolase: MTAEGDAAVAWTRERWVRVGDYDVRYRDAGEGPPVVLVHGLGLSADFWARNGPPLAAAGFRVLAMDLPGFGKTEGPPFLSVEDQSAWVARWADALGIGTAAYVGHSVSAQAVLQLAADHPERVAALVLAAPTGDPAPLRRLRQAAGFVMDPVFEPLGLIPAVGEPYFRAGIPRWLRTWAAAGKHDALAAARRARCPGVVVLGKHDPVVRRGFARDLAEALPGGRCIELEHGAHAVVFDAHEDFNREAVAFLREVAARG; encoded by the coding sequence ATGACGGCAGAGGGCGATGCAGCCGTCGCGTGGACGCGCGAGCGGTGGGTGCGCGTGGGCGACTACGATGTGCGCTACCGCGATGCGGGGGAAGGGCCGCCGGTGGTGCTGGTCCACGGCCTGGGCCTCTCCGCCGACTTCTGGGCGCGGAACGGGCCGCCGCTCGCCGCCGCCGGCTTCCGCGTGCTGGCGATGGACCTGCCGGGGTTCGGGAAGACGGAAGGCCCGCCCTTCCTCTCCGTCGAGGACCAGTCGGCGTGGGTCGCGCGCTGGGCCGACGCGCTGGGGATCGGCACGGCGGCGTACGTCGGCCACTCGGTGAGCGCACAGGCGGTGCTGCAGCTCGCCGCGGATCACCCCGAGCGCGTGGCCGCCCTCGTGCTCGCCGCGCCGACGGGCGATCCGGCGCCGCTCAGGCGGCTGCGGCAGGCGGCGGGGTTCGTGATGGACCCGGTGTTCGAGCCGCTGGGCCTGATCCCCGCCGTCGGCGAGCCGTACTTCCGCGCGGGGATCCCGCGCTGGCTGCGCACCTGGGCCGCGGCGGGAAAGCACGACGCGCTCGCGGCGGCGCGGCGGGCGCGCTGCCCCGGCGTGGTGGTGCTGGGGAAGCACGACCCCGTCGTCCGCCGCGGCTTCGCGCGGGACTTGGCGGAGGCGCTGCCGGGCGGGCGCTGCATCGAGCTGGAGCACGGCGCCCACGCCGTCGTCTTCGACGCGCACGAGGACTTCAACCGCGAGGCCGTCGCCTTCCTGCGCGAGGTGGCGGCGCGGGGGTGA
- a CDS encoding multicopper oxidase domain-containing protein has product MRRAPQPLPPWRGAARLALALLLALAGAVPLHAQCTRTKIAKVVALEQFIWYNRLGANAPDALLFALEQDVVSSSGGAATTGDARLRDGRRPRPVVLRVNAGECLRITLRNLLSPQNGTHPDTTRAVSIHVVGMQLVNTISDDGSAVQANPSSLVEPGSSITYTLFAEKEGTYLLHSAAQMTGGEGDGGQIGRGLFGAVNVEPPGAEYYRSQVTAEDMRLASLDASGNPQFVNGYPKIDYTRRYLSGPLSGRPILNMLKGDTIVWSDISAIITGPNRGNFAATAYPNPGVPVYPQRLKPFREHTVIFHDEVGLVQAFNPIFDSTTFKHTLHGGRDAFAINYGTGGIGAEILANRFGLGPMWRCNDCKFEEFFLSSWAVGDPAMVVDIPAAADFDPAHPPAPGPRATKALYPDDPSNVFHSYVNDHVKIRNLHAGPKEHHIFHLHAHQWINTPNDSLSNYKDSQAIGPGAGFTYEITYGGGGNRNDTPGDAIFHCHFYPHFAQGMWGLWRNHDVFEGGTVLGTDGRPAPGSRALPDGEIAAGTPIPAVVPIPTYALAPLPADSMKGYPFYIPGVAGHRPPQPPLDLAWDGGLKRHVVTGGVSTFPALNTRDFSKHDSLLTVNFLPDTGTVDERVAMRFHARLGYPGPIADSWLTTGTFETNGLPPTWGAPFADPCGIRGVRMGDSLDYKAASFQITAFYNKANWSFSQHRMFGLWADVNAFIAQTKAPEPFFFRARNGSCLTYHLVNLIPAEYNVDDFQVQTPTDIIGQHIHLVKFDVTSSDGAANGWNYEDGALSPDAVREVIRAIRRQNGCTGLNSGDARDGTNACPVARYHPYSGFQGNPAWLGAQENIQRWWVDPVPRGGGKATPLPTIFTHDHFGPSTHQQVGLYAGLLPEDSGTVWRDPETLATFGGRFDGGPTSWRADILYTATPNRSYREFGIQIADFSLAYGAEGFVGNLGRTPPINPPGRDDVGLPYLLRPPFARGTGVCPNGMSAALGCPEIISADDPGMMLINYRNEPVALRVRNPTGNAQPADSTGDLSLAYWNRVVRRDARLNTFGPYGQRVGEQPRDPFTPLLRTYEDDRILVRLLVGAHEEGHNWGINGTRWLFERLAPNSGFRASQMAGISEWHEFALSPLMSNRRDSVADFHYRGGSAVDDQWVGQWGIIRAYRTPRKDLARLDDFRPVSSSRDAAEKDAAAGRLATVDGYNSFTVKTQFPVPDDSTTWKGSVATADATSPSSSGPVATRMATAVATSSDSVQAGYGNDAQGGIDYDQFEYDPDTGTETVLSTDPNAGTKSLSPTGNTVAPATQSGATMSMSAATTTSTTEYKSQPGSSNVGFWGVCPRVAPLRLFEISAIPASKLPGGRLVYNPRTTNGGPLYDPTAVVYVYDADLSNGQLTRNPEPLVLRANAGDCVLVRLRNRLPSVLPDTNGFNTLPMIVDQFNANQVRPSARVGLHAQLVSLDVQFSDGSAVGANRNTTVLPGEYRWYQWYAGTVYPVGNGNKLRATPAEFGAINLTSSDRIQHSNKGAIAGLIVEPRNTRWTVDPTNRAAAVIRRRSDGATLFKEGVILFQDDVNLLFGSAATLPAIDCTRTEEPVKECATGARIASHTFAAGAPVPNIGGEDDAEDSGAKGLNYRTEPMWFRRGFAPDADFNFTRNLDFRTILKGDSAQTPFFRAVAGDSIRLRVLEPQGHARNHVFVLHGHVWEQEPYADSSRTIADNRFSEWKGARDGHGPGEHFEVVPRHGAGSINRVPGDYLFRDQASFGFDFGIWGILRVVPPSGATTTTTTGGTTAPAGATMTKMSGSCTIDPQTGATVCN; this is encoded by the coding sequence ATGCGACGAGCTCCCCAACCCCTGCCGCCGTGGCGCGGCGCGGCACGCCTGGCACTGGCGCTGCTGCTCGCGCTCGCGGGGGCCGTTCCCCTCCACGCCCAGTGCACGCGCACCAAGATCGCCAAGGTCGTGGCGCTGGAGCAGTTCATCTGGTACAACCGCCTGGGCGCCAACGCGCCCGACGCGCTGCTCTTCGCGCTGGAGCAGGACGTGGTGTCCAGCAGCGGCGGCGCCGCCACGACCGGCGACGCGCGGCTGCGCGACGGCCGGCGTCCGCGCCCGGTGGTGCTGCGCGTGAACGCGGGCGAGTGCCTGCGGATCACGCTCCGGAACCTGCTGTCGCCGCAGAACGGCACGCACCCCGACACCACCCGCGCCGTCTCCATCCACGTGGTGGGGATGCAGCTGGTGAACACCATCTCCGACGACGGCAGCGCCGTGCAGGCCAACCCCTCGTCGCTGGTGGAGCCGGGGAGCTCCATCACCTACACGCTGTTCGCCGAGAAGGAGGGCACCTACCTCCTGCATTCGGCCGCGCAGATGACCGGCGGCGAGGGCGACGGCGGGCAGATCGGCCGCGGGCTGTTCGGCGCGGTGAACGTGGAGCCGCCCGGCGCCGAGTACTACCGCAGCCAGGTGACCGCCGAGGACATGCGGCTGGCCTCGCTCGACGCCTCGGGGAACCCGCAGTTCGTCAACGGCTACCCGAAGATCGACTACACCAGGCGCTACCTGTCCGGCCCGCTGAGCGGCCGCCCGATCCTGAACATGCTCAAGGGCGACACCATCGTGTGGTCGGACATCAGCGCCATCATCACCGGCCCCAACCGCGGGAACTTCGCCGCCACGGCGTATCCCAACCCCGGGGTGCCCGTCTATCCGCAGCGGCTGAAGCCCTTCCGCGAGCACACGGTGATCTTCCACGACGAGGTGGGGCTGGTGCAGGCGTTCAACCCCATCTTCGACAGCACCACCTTCAAGCACACGCTGCACGGCGGGCGCGACGCCTTCGCCATCAACTACGGCACCGGCGGGATCGGCGCCGAGATCCTGGCCAACCGCTTCGGGCTGGGCCCCATGTGGCGGTGCAACGACTGCAAGTTCGAGGAGTTCTTCCTTTCCTCGTGGGCGGTCGGCGACCCCGCCATGGTGGTCGACATCCCCGCGGCGGCCGACTTCGACCCGGCGCATCCGCCGGCGCCGGGGCCGCGGGCGACGAAGGCGCTCTATCCCGACGACCCGTCGAACGTGTTCCACAGCTACGTGAACGACCACGTGAAGATCCGCAACCTTCACGCGGGGCCCAAGGAGCACCACATCTTCCACCTGCACGCGCACCAGTGGATCAACACGCCGAACGACTCGCTCTCCAACTACAAGGACAGCCAGGCGATCGGACCGGGCGCGGGCTTCACCTACGAGATCACCTACGGCGGCGGCGGCAACCGCAACGACACGCCGGGCGACGCCATCTTCCACTGCCACTTCTATCCCCACTTCGCGCAGGGGATGTGGGGGCTGTGGCGCAACCACGACGTGTTCGAGGGGGGCACGGTGCTGGGCACCGACGGCCGCCCCGCCCCGGGAAGCCGCGCGCTTCCCGACGGCGAGATCGCCGCGGGGACGCCGATCCCCGCCGTCGTCCCCATCCCCACCTACGCGCTGGCGCCGCTCCCGGCCGACAGCATGAAGGGGTATCCCTTCTACATCCCCGGCGTGGCCGGGCACCGGCCGCCGCAGCCGCCGCTGGACCTGGCGTGGGACGGCGGGCTGAAGCGCCACGTGGTCACCGGCGGGGTCAGCACCTTCCCGGCGCTGAACACCCGTGACTTCAGCAAGCACGACTCGCTGCTGACCGTCAACTTCCTCCCCGACACGGGCACCGTGGACGAGCGCGTGGCCATGCGCTTCCACGCGCGGCTGGGGTACCCGGGCCCCATCGCCGACAGCTGGCTGACCACGGGAACGTTCGAGACCAACGGCCTGCCGCCTACCTGGGGCGCGCCCTTCGCCGACCCCTGCGGGATCCGCGGGGTGCGCATGGGCGACTCGCTGGACTACAAGGCGGCCTCGTTCCAGATCACCGCCTTCTACAACAAGGCCAACTGGTCGTTCAGCCAGCACCGCATGTTCGGCCTGTGGGCCGACGTCAACGCCTTCATCGCGCAGACGAAGGCGCCCGAGCCGTTCTTCTTCCGCGCGCGCAACGGCTCGTGCCTGACCTACCACCTGGTGAACCTGATCCCGGCCGAGTACAACGTCGACGACTTCCAGGTGCAGACGCCCACCGACATCATCGGGCAGCACATCCACCTGGTGAAGTTCGACGTGACCTCGTCCGACGGCGCCGCCAACGGGTGGAACTACGAGGACGGCGCGCTGAGCCCCGACGCGGTGCGCGAGGTCATCCGCGCTATCCGCAGGCAGAACGGGTGCACCGGGCTCAACTCGGGAGATGCCAGGGACGGGACGAACGCCTGCCCCGTGGCCAGGTACCACCCCTACTCGGGCTTCCAGGGCAACCCCGCCTGGCTGGGGGCGCAGGAGAACATCCAGCGCTGGTGGGTGGACCCCGTCCCGCGCGGCGGCGGGAAGGCCACGCCGCTCCCCACCATCTTCACGCACGACCACTTCGGGCCCAGCACGCACCAGCAGGTGGGGCTGTACGCCGGGCTGCTTCCCGAAGACTCGGGGACGGTGTGGCGCGACCCGGAGACGCTGGCGACGTTCGGCGGGCGCTTCGACGGCGGGCCGACCAGCTGGCGCGCCGACATCCTCTACACGGCCACCCCCAACCGCTCGTACCGCGAGTTCGGCATCCAGATCGCCGACTTCTCGCTCGCCTACGGCGCGGAAGGGTTCGTGGGGAACCTGGGCCGCACGCCGCCCATCAACCCCCCCGGCCGCGACGACGTGGGGCTGCCCTACCTGCTGCGCCCGCCGTTCGCGCGGGGCACCGGCGTGTGCCCCAACGGGATGTCGGCGGCGCTGGGGTGCCCCGAGATCATCTCCGCCGACGACCCGGGGATGATGCTGATCAACTACCGCAACGAGCCGGTGGCCCTGCGCGTCCGCAACCCCACGGGGAACGCGCAGCCGGCGGACAGCACCGGCGACCTGTCGCTGGCGTACTGGAACCGCGTGGTGCGGCGCGACGCCCGGCTCAACACCTTCGGGCCCTACGGCCAGCGGGTGGGCGAGCAGCCGCGCGACCCCTTCACCCCGCTGCTGCGCACCTACGAGGACGACCGCATCCTGGTCCGCCTGCTGGTGGGGGCGCACGAGGAAGGGCACAACTGGGGGATCAACGGCACCCGCTGGCTGTTCGAGCGGCTGGCGCCCAACTCGGGCTTCCGCGCCAGCCAGATGGCGGGGATCAGCGAGTGGCACGAGTTCGCGCTCAGCCCGCTGATGTCCAACCGGCGCGACAGCGTGGCCGATTTCCACTACCGCGGCGGCAGCGCGGTGGACGACCAGTGGGTGGGGCAGTGGGGGATCATCCGCGCCTACCGCACCCCGCGGAAGGACCTGGCGCGGCTCGACGACTTCCGCCCCGTCTCCAGCAGCCGCGACGCGGCCGAGAAGGACGCGGCCGCGGGGCGTCTGGCCACCGTCGACGGCTACAACTCGTTCACCGTCAAGACGCAGTTCCCGGTGCCCGACGACTCGACCACGTGGAAGGGGAGCGTGGCCACGGCCGACGCCACCTCGCCGTCGAGCAGCGGCCCCGTGGCCACGCGGATGGCCACGGCGGTGGCCACCTCGTCCGACAGCGTGCAGGCGGGGTACGGCAACGACGCGCAGGGCGGGATCGACTACGACCAGTTCGAGTACGACCCCGACACCGGTACCGAGACCGTGCTCTCGACGGACCCGAACGCGGGGACCAAGTCGCTGTCGCCCACGGGGAACACGGTGGCGCCGGCCACCCAGAGCGGGGCCACGATGTCGATGTCGGCGGCCACCACCACCAGTACCACCGAGTACAAGAGCCAGCCCGGCTCGAGCAACGTGGGCTTCTGGGGGGTGTGTCCGCGGGTGGCGCCGCTGCGCCTGTTCGAGATCAGCGCCATCCCGGCGTCGAAGCTGCCGGGCGGGCGGCTGGTCTACAACCCGCGGACCACGAATGGCGGGCCGCTGTACGACCCGACGGCGGTGGTCTACGTGTACGACGCCGATCTCAGCAACGGCCAGCTCACGCGCAACCCCGAGCCGCTGGTGCTGCGCGCCAACGCGGGCGACTGCGTGCTGGTGCGGCTGCGCAACCGGCTGCCGAGCGTGCTGCCCGACACCAACGGGTTCAACACGCTGCCGATGATCGTGGACCAGTTCAACGCCAACCAGGTGCGCCCCTCGGCGCGCGTGGGGCTGCACGCGCAGCTGGTGTCGCTCGACGTGCAGTTCTCCGACGGCTCGGCGGTGGGCGCCAACCGCAACACCACCGTGCTGCCGGGCGAGTACCGCTGGTACCAGTGGTACGCGGGCACCGTGTATCCGGTGGGGAACGGCAACAAGCTGCGCGCCACCCCGGCCGAGTTCGGGGCCATCAACCTGACCTCGTCGGACCGCATCCAGCACTCCAACAAGGGTGCCATCGCGGGGCTGATCGTGGAGCCGCGGAACACCAGGTGGACGGTGGACCCGACCAATCGCGCGGCCGCGGTGATCCGCCGCCGAAGCGACGGGGCCACGCTGTTCAAGGAGGGGGTGATCCTCTTCCAGGACGACGTGAACCTGCTGTTCGGCAGCGCGGCCACGCTCCCGGCCATCGACTGCACGCGCACCGAGGAGCCGGTGAAGGAGTGCGCAACGGGGGCGCGCATCGCGAGCCACACCTTCGCGGCCGGCGCGCCGGTGCCCAACATCGGCGGCGAGGACGACGCGGAGGACTCGGGGGCCAAGGGGCTGAACTACCGGACGGAGCCGATGTGGTTCCGCCGCGGGTTCGCGCCCGACGCCGACTTCAACTTCACGCGCAACCTGGACTTCCGCACCATCCTGAAGGGCGATTCGGCGCAGACGCCGTTCTTCCGGGCGGTGGCGGGCGACTCCATCCGCCTGCGGGTGCTGGAGCCGCAGGGGCACGCGCGCAACCACGTGTTCGTGCTGCACGGGCACGTGTGGGAGCAGGAGCCGTACGCCGACAGCTCGCGCACCATCGCCGACAACCGCTTCAGCGAGTGGAAGGGCGCGCGCGACGGCCACGGCCCGGGCGAGCACTTCGAGGTGGTGCCGCGGCACGGCGCCGGAAGCATCAACCGGGTGCCGGGCGACTACCTGTTCCGCGACCAGGCGTCGTTCGGGTTCGACTTCGGGATCTGGGGGATCCTGCGGGTGGTCCCGCCCTCGGGCGCCACCACGACCACCACGACGGGCGGCACCACCGCGCCGGCTGGGGCCACGATGACGAAGATGTCCGGCAGCTGCACCATCGACCCGCAGACCGGCGCCACGGTCTGCAACTGA
- a CDS encoding alpha/beta hydrolase — translation MDPSRRSSRTPRARRLAGPAWWVPMGYRAAWSEAGAYRIHRVEAGAGSETVVLLHGLSGSARWWQRNIPALAVSRRVAVPDVVGFGRSRAPGRLPDVPAAAEVLADWIASVSADPVHLVGHSMGGHLAVHIAASRPELVRRLVLVDAAGIPRARTPRTLLRLLYETGPPRRWGDPRFLPVIWRDALTAGPVTVLRGLRHILRDDVRPLLPRITAPTLILWGEKDGLVPLDAARALRAGIPDSRLMVIRGAHHNPMIDRADEFNAALLRFLDGGEVGE, via the coding sequence ATGGATCCGTCTCGCCGTTCCTCCCGGACGCCGCGCGCGCGGCGGCTGGCCGGCCCCGCCTGGTGGGTGCCGATGGGGTACCGCGCCGCGTGGAGCGAGGCCGGCGCGTACCGCATCCACCGGGTCGAGGCCGGCGCGGGGAGCGAGACGGTGGTGCTGCTGCACGGGCTCAGCGGCTCGGCGCGGTGGTGGCAGCGCAACATCCCCGCCCTGGCCGTATCACGCCGCGTGGCCGTCCCCGACGTGGTGGGCTTCGGCCGCAGCCGCGCGCCGGGCCGGCTGCCGGACGTCCCCGCCGCGGCGGAGGTGCTGGCCGACTGGATCGCCTCCGTCTCCGCCGACCCCGTCCACCTCGTGGGCCACTCGATGGGCGGGCACCTGGCCGTCCACATCGCCGCGTCCCGCCCCGAGCTGGTGCGGCGCCTGGTGCTGGTCGACGCGGCGGGGATCCCGCGGGCGCGGACGCCGCGGACGCTGCTGCGGCTGCTGTACGAGACCGGTCCGCCGCGCCGCTGGGGCGATCCGCGCTTCCTCCCCGTCATCTGGAGAGACGCGCTGACGGCCGGCCCCGTTACCGTCCTGCGCGGCCTGCGCCACATCCTGCGCGACGACGTGCGCCCGCTCCTCCCACGCATCACCGCGCCGACGCTGATCCTCTGGGGCGAGAAGGACGGCCTGGTGCCGCTGGACGCCGCCCGCGCGCTCCGCGCCGGCATCCCCGATTCTCGCTTGATGGTGATCCGCGGCGCGCACCACAATCCCATGATCGACCGCGCGGACGAATTCAACGCCGCCCTCCTGCGTTTCCTCGACGGCGGCGAGGTGGGCGAATGA
- a CDS encoding DUF5996 family protein — translation MTVIESPAGTAWPALALDAWEPTRDTLHLWTQVAGKVRMALAPPVNHWWHVPLYVSARGLTTSAIAYGEAGTFEMEFDFVSHELVIACSHGGARTLRLEPRSVADFYAETMARLRELGIEVRIWPVPVEIADPIPFAEDTVHASYDPEYAHRFWRVLAQSTRVMTEFRGRFLGKCSPVHFFWGSFDLAVTRFSGRRAPPHPGAPNVADSVTREAYSHEVSSAGFWPGGGPMREAIFYAYAYPAPDGFGEWKARPDAAKWSPDWGEFILPYDAVRTAADPDAALHAFLDTTYEAAAELARWDRAALERG, via the coding sequence GTGACCGTCATCGAATCCCCCGCCGGGACCGCGTGGCCCGCGCTGGCGCTGGACGCGTGGGAGCCGACGCGCGACACGCTGCACCTGTGGACGCAGGTGGCCGGCAAGGTGCGGATGGCGCTGGCGCCGCCGGTGAACCACTGGTGGCACGTGCCGCTCTACGTCTCCGCGCGCGGCCTGACCACCTCGGCGATCGCGTACGGCGAGGCGGGGACGTTCGAGATGGAGTTCGACTTCGTCTCGCACGAGTTGGTGATCGCCTGCAGCCACGGCGGCGCCCGCACGCTCAGGCTGGAGCCGCGCTCCGTGGCCGATTTCTACGCGGAGACGATGGCGCGGCTGCGCGAGCTGGGGATCGAGGTGCGGATCTGGCCCGTCCCCGTCGAGATCGCCGACCCGATCCCCTTCGCGGAGGACACCGTCCACGCGTCGTACGATCCGGAGTACGCGCACCGGTTCTGGCGCGTGCTGGCGCAGAGCACGCGGGTGATGACGGAGTTTCGCGGCCGGTTCCTGGGGAAGTGCAGCCCGGTGCACTTCTTCTGGGGGAGCTTCGACCTGGCGGTCACGCGCTTCAGCGGCCGCCGCGCGCCGCCGCACCCCGGCGCGCCGAACGTCGCCGACTCGGTGACGCGCGAGGCGTACTCGCACGAGGTCAGCAGCGCGGGCTTCTGGCCCGGCGGCGGCCCCATGCGCGAGGCCATCTTCTACGCCTACGCCTACCCCGCCCCCGACGGGTTCGGCGAGTGGAAGGCGCGCCCCGATGCCGCGAAGTGGTCGCCCGACTGGGGCGAGTTCATCCTCCCCTACGACGCCGTCCGCACCGCTGCGGACCCGGACGCCGCCCTCCACGCCTTCCTCGACACCACCTACGAAGCCGCCGCCGAGCTGGCGCGATGGGATCGGGCGGCGCTGGAGCGGGGATGA
- a CDS encoding hemolysin family protein: MDDPGPSSLSLFIALALVAANAFLAAAEFALIAVRRSRIEQNVRLGDPRSQRVLPPIERLEELVFSAQIGRSTLTVLLGWFAVVAADRFWGPLGLLPVPARILSFALVILLHATLGQQVPKLIAVNRAEWITAHVSVPFLEILAAALFPITRPLSFIVRGFLRLFGVRQAGLHPLMQTPEELRMLVTHGTDPGEIESDERDMIRGVFEFAETVAREVMTPRTAMVAVPVEITFDELVRVALEEGHSRYPVYEGTVDSIVGVILMKDLLPLLARREELEQTGFDIRAILRPAYFVPGTKLVSELLQELRQQKVHLAIVLDEYGGTHGLVTMEDLLEEIVGEIADEYDEPEPEFEPTPEGDVLIDGAVSLGEVNERFGLRLPEEEFDTLGGYVFGTLGRVPVVGDVVPAPGVDGDMELRVEETEERRVTTVRLCHVSARAVEEPAPVAE; the protein is encoded by the coding sequence ATGGACGACCCCGGCCCGAGTAGTCTCTCCCTTTTCATAGCCCTGGCCCTCGTTGCCGCCAACGCCTTCCTGGCGGCGGCCGAGTTCGCGCTCATCGCGGTCCGCCGCTCCCGCATCGAACAGAACGTCCGCCTGGGCGATCCGCGCTCGCAGCGCGTGCTGCCGCCGATCGAACGGCTGGAAGAGCTGGTGTTCTCGGCGCAGATCGGCCGCAGCACCCTCACCGTGCTGCTGGGATGGTTCGCCGTGGTGGCCGCCGACCGCTTCTGGGGGCCGCTGGGCCTCCTTCCCGTCCCCGCCCGCATCCTCTCCTTCGCGCTGGTCATCCTCCTGCACGCCACGCTGGGGCAGCAGGTGCCCAAGCTGATCGCCGTGAACCGCGCGGAGTGGATCACCGCGCACGTCTCCGTCCCCTTCCTGGAGATCCTGGCGGCGGCGCTCTTCCCCATCACCCGTCCCCTTTCGTTCATCGTCCGCGGCTTCCTGCGCCTGTTCGGCGTGCGCCAGGCCGGCCTGCACCCGCTGATGCAGACCCCCGAGGAGCTGCGCATGCTGGTGACGCACGGGACGGATCCGGGAGAGATCGAGAGCGACGAGCGCGACATGATCCGCGGGGTGTTCGAGTTCGCCGAGACGGTGGCGCGCGAGGTGATGACGCCGCGCACGGCGATGGTGGCCGTGCCCGTGGAGATCACCTTCGACGAGCTGGTCCGCGTGGCCCTCGAGGAGGGCCACTCGCGCTACCCCGTGTACGAGGGGACGGTCGACTCCATCGTGGGCGTGATCCTGATGAAGGACCTCCTCCCCCTCCTCGCGCGGCGCGAGGAGCTGGAGCAGACGGGGTTCGACATCCGCGCCATCCTGCGCCCGGCCTACTTCGTCCCCGGCACCAAGCTGGTGAGCGAGCTGCTGCAGGAGCTCAGGCAGCAGAAGGTGCACCTGGCCATCGTGCTGGACGAGTACGGCGGCACGCACGGGCTGGTGACCATGGAGGACCTGCTCGAGGAGATCGTGGGCGAGATCGCCGACGAGTACGACGAGCCCGAGCCCGAGTTCGAGCCCACCCCCGAGGGCGACGTGCTGATCGACGGCGCCGTGTCGCTGGGCGAGGTGAACGAGCGCTTCGGCCTGCGCCTTCCCGAGGAGGAGTTCGACACGCTGGGCGGCTACGTCTTCGGCACCCTGGGCCGCGTCCCCGTGGTGGGCGACGTCGTTCCCGCACCCGGCGTGGACGGCGACATGGAGCTGCGCGTGGAGGAGACCGAGGAGCGCCGGGTGACGACGGTGCGGCTCTGCCATGTTTCCGCGCGGGCGGTGGAGGAGCCGGCGCCGGTGGCTGAATGA